One Cellulomonas sp. NS3 genomic region harbors:
- a CDS encoding YgfZ/GcvT domain-containing protein — protein MTTGTGPELGQAVTGTPDTPLAEGAGTLTGAGGAVGHGITEGDATAVVAPPRHTSPLLRRRGAVAGAGPDAGVAWHYGDPTAEQRALTRGGAVVDQSHLGVVRVAGPDRLTWLHSITSQHLTGLAPRTSTELLVLSPQGHVEHAAGVVDDGEATWLVTEGAHAPTLAAWLDRMRFTLRVEVADVTDDWAAIGEPVSAEGAEGEPITWRDPWPHTAPGGTRYGPDDAQHPGLDRAWRLVLVPRAELAEAVAAREAAGWPLVGTWASEAVRVEAWRPRLGREVDHRSIPHELDWLRTAVHLVKGCYRGQETVARVHNLGRPPRRLVMLHLDGSGHLLPEPGAEVRELGDLASGGQAGRAVGHVTSVARHHELGPVALAVVKRSTPVDAQLVVDCDGGAVAAGQEVVVAGEGVSADRPAARGPLTRGLGQRPSL, from the coding sequence ATGACTACGGGCACCGGGCCGGAGCTCGGGCAGGCCGTCACGGGGACGCCGGACACCCCGCTCGCCGAGGGCGCCGGGACGCTGACCGGGGCCGGTGGCGCCGTCGGGCACGGGATCACCGAGGGCGACGCGACCGCCGTCGTCGCCCCGCCCCGGCACACCTCGCCGCTGCTGCGCCGCCGCGGGGCCGTCGCCGGCGCCGGGCCGGACGCGGGCGTCGCGTGGCACTACGGGGACCCCACCGCCGAGCAGCGCGCGCTGACCCGCGGGGGAGCGGTCGTCGACCAGTCGCACCTCGGTGTGGTCCGCGTCGCCGGCCCGGACCGGCTCACGTGGCTGCACTCGATCACGTCGCAGCACCTCACCGGCCTCGCGCCCCGGACCTCGACCGAGCTGCTCGTGCTGAGCCCGCAGGGGCACGTCGAGCACGCCGCGGGCGTCGTCGACGACGGCGAGGCGACCTGGCTGGTCACCGAGGGCGCGCACGCCCCGACCCTCGCGGCGTGGCTGGACCGCATGCGCTTCACGCTGCGTGTCGAGGTCGCCGACGTGACCGACGACTGGGCCGCGATCGGCGAGCCGGTCTCCGCCGAGGGCGCCGAGGGCGAGCCGATCACCTGGCGCGACCCGTGGCCGCACACCGCCCCGGGCGGCACCCGCTACGGGCCCGACGACGCGCAGCACCCCGGGCTCGACCGCGCGTGGCGGCTCGTGCTCGTGCCGCGCGCCGAGCTCGCCGAGGCCGTCGCCGCGCGCGAGGCCGCCGGCTGGCCGCTCGTCGGCACGTGGGCCAGCGAGGCCGTGCGCGTCGAGGCGTGGCGCCCACGGCTCGGCCGTGAGGTCGACCACCGCTCGATCCCGCACGAGCTCGACTGGCTCCGCACCGCGGTGCACCTCGTCAAGGGCTGCTACCGCGGGCAGGAGACCGTCGCGCGCGTGCACAACCTCGGGCGGCCACCGCGCCGGCTCGTGATGCTGCACCTGGACGGGTCCGGTCACCTGCTGCCCGAGCCGGGTGCGGAGGTCCGCGAGCTCGGGGACCTCGCGAGCGGCGGGCAGGCCGGACGCGCGGTGGGTCACGTGACGAGCGTCGCGCGGCACCACGAGCTCGGCCCCGTCGCGCTCGCGGTCGTCAAGCGCTCGACCCCCGTCGACGCCCAGCTCGTCGTCGACTGCGACGGCGGCGCCGTCGCAGCCGGGCAGGAGGTCGTCGTCGCGGGTGAGGGGGTCTCGGCCGACCGGCCCGCCGCCCGCGGACCCCTGACGCGCGGCCTGGGGCAGCGCCCCAGCCTGTGA